In one Niallia taxi genomic region, the following are encoded:
- a CDS encoding DivIVA domain-containing protein: MPLTPLDIHNKEFSKGFRGYDEDEVNEFLDQIIKDYENIIREKKELDARLIELDDRIGHYNNIEETLNKSIVVAQEAAEEVKRNAQKEAKLIIKEAEKNADRIINESLSKARKIALEIEELKKQSKVFRTRFKMLIEAQLDLLNNDDWDHLLEYELDASELNSTK; the protein is encoded by the coding sequence ATGCCATTAACACCGTTGGATATTCACAATAAGGAATTCAGCAAAGGGTTCCGCGGCTACGATGAAGATGAAGTAAATGAGTTTTTAGATCAAATAATCAAGGACTATGAAAATATAATTCGTGAGAAAAAAGAACTAGATGCAAGACTAATTGAGCTTGATGACCGCATTGGCCACTACAATAATATAGAAGAAACGTTAAACAAATCAATCGTTGTAGCACAGGAAGCGGCTGAGGAAGTAAAGCGAAACGCACAAAAAGAAGCGAAGCTGATCATTAAAGAAGCAGAAAAAAATGCAGACCGTATCATTAATGAATCACTTTCTAAGGCAAGAAAGATTGCCCTTGAAATTGAAGAGCTTAAAAAGCAGTCAAAAGTGTTCCGTACACGTTTTAAAATGCTGATTGAAGCACAGCTTGATTTGCTGAACAATGATGATTGGGACCATCTGCTGGAATATGAGTTGGATGCATCTGAGCTGAACTCAACGAAATAA
- a CDS encoding YlmH family RNA-binding protein, protein MSIYQHFRPEEKEFIDQVINWRQYVEDSYAPKLTDFLDPREQKIVNTIIGQNSDVKVAFAGGTKASERKRALLYPSYYEPTEDDFQLSIYEIAYAKKFVRLEHPQVLGSIMSLGLSRSKFGDILIKAGDVQLIVCKDVEDYIRLQLESIGKAKVELKLIDKDSVIALEEEWVEMSTTLASLRLDATIAAIYNISRQKAQVYIASSLVKVNWAAVENASFSCEEGDVISVRGHGRSVIKSLEGKTKKDKWRVVVGKLK, encoded by the coding sequence ATGTCGATATACCAGCATTTTCGGCCAGAGGAAAAGGAATTTATCGATCAAGTCATAAACTGGCGCCAATATGTCGAAGATTCCTATGCACCGAAATTGACAGATTTTTTAGATCCTCGTGAACAAAAGATTGTGAACACAATAATAGGACAAAATAGTGATGTGAAGGTTGCTTTTGCAGGTGGTACGAAAGCATCTGAACGGAAAAGAGCCTTATTGTATCCCTCTTATTATGAACCAACAGAAGACGATTTTCAGCTTTCGATATACGAAATTGCATATGCGAAAAAATTCGTAAGACTTGAGCATCCACAGGTACTCGGAAGCATTATGTCATTAGGTCTGTCACGAAGTAAGTTTGGCGATATCCTTATTAAAGCTGGGGATGTTCAGCTTATTGTCTGCAAGGACGTAGAAGATTACATCCGTCTTCAGCTTGAGTCGATTGGAAAGGCAAAGGTAGAATTGAAACTAATCGATAAGGATAGTGTAATTGCCCTAGAAGAGGAATGGGTGGAGATGAGCACGACACTAGCCTCCTTAAGGCTAGATGCGACGATTGCTGCCATTTATAATATTTCGAGACAAAAGGCCCAAGTCTACATTGCATCAAGTCTTGTGAAAGTAAACTGGGCAGCTGTTGAAAATGCTTCCTTTAGCTGTGAGGAAGGCGATGTTATCTCTGTCAGAGGACATGGCAGGTCTGTCATTAAATCGCTTGAAGGAAAAACAAAAAAAGATAAATGGCGTGTTGTGGTCGGCAAATTAAAATAA
- a CDS encoding YggT family protein, producing MDLILAIVSKLITFYSYALIIYIFMSWIPNARETWIGTFLARICEPYLEQFRKIIPPIGMIDISPIVAIFVLNLARMGVFQIFSWV from the coding sequence ATGGATTTGATCCTGGCAATTGTTTCTAAGTTAATTACTTTTTACTCTTATGCGCTGATTATTTACATTTTTATGTCATGGATACCGAATGCAAGAGAAACATGGATTGGCACGTTCCTTGCGCGGATTTGTGAACCGTATTTAGAGCAGTTTAGAAAGATAATCCCGCCAATTGGAATGATTGATATCTCACCAATTGTGGCTATCTTTGTATTAAATTTAGCCAGAATGGGTGTTTTTCAAATTTTCAGCTGGGTTTAA
- a CDS encoding cell division protein SepF — protein MSIKSKIKTFFFLEDEDYEEEEYEQEQEPVRNQRQQQPTQSYFQQQQQQQQPAQQQQQKQNVVSLQSVQKSSKVFLVEPRVYAEAQDIADQLKNRRAVVVNLQRIDKEQGKRIVDFLSGTVYAIGGDIQKVGTDIFLCTPDNVEVSGNISQLLQETEFENARW, from the coding sequence TTGAGTATAAAATCAAAAATTAAAACATTTTTTTTCTTAGAAGATGAAGATTATGAAGAAGAAGAGTACGAACAGGAGCAAGAACCAGTGAGAAACCAGAGACAGCAGCAGCCAACGCAGTCCTATTTTCAACAGCAACAACAGCAGCAGCAACCTGCTCAACAGCAACAACAAAAGCAAAATGTTGTCAGCCTGCAAAGTGTGCAAAAATCTTCGAAAGTATTTTTGGTTGAACCAAGAGTATATGCAGAAGCACAGGATATTGCAGACCAATTGAAAAACAGACGTGCAGTTGTCGTTAATCTGCAAAGAATCGACAAGGAGCAAGGGAAGCGTATAGTCGATTTTTTAAGCGGGACAGTTTATGCTATAGGGGGAGATATCCAGAAGGTTGGCACGGACATCTTCTTATGCACACCAGATAATGTGGAAGTTTCAGGCAATATCTCTCAGCTTCTTCAAGAAACTGAATTTGAAAATGCGAGGTGGTAA
- a CDS encoding YggS family pyridoxal phosphate-dependent enzyme, translated as MQVKHNLEGIREKVKLACEKADRSVEDITIIAVTKYVTIERAKEALEAGVTNLGENREEGLLAKREVLMDEPVWHFIGSLQTRKVKSIINHVDYIHSLDRLSLAKEINKRAEKKIKCFVQVNVSQEESKHGIAAEDTIDFIKSLEVLPNIEIVGLMTMAPFTDEEELLRNCFRNLKKLQTEVQKLALSNAPCQELSMGMSNDYSIAIEEGATMIRIGTALVGSEK; from the coding sequence ATGCAAGTAAAGCATAATTTAGAGGGAATTAGGGAAAAGGTGAAATTGGCTTGTGAAAAAGCTGATCGATCCGTTGAAGATATCACCATAATCGCAGTGACAAAATATGTTACAATAGAAAGAGCAAAAGAAGCTTTGGAAGCAGGTGTTACCAATCTTGGGGAAAACCGGGAGGAAGGCCTGCTTGCAAAACGTGAGGTGCTGATGGACGAGCCAGTTTGGCACTTTATCGGTTCCTTGCAAACTCGCAAAGTAAAAAGCATTATAAATCATGTGGATTATATTCATTCACTCGACCGCTTGTCTTTGGCAAAAGAAATAAACAAGCGAGCTGAAAAGAAAATCAAGTGTTTTGTTCAAGTTAATGTATCGCAAGAAGAATCAAAGCATGGCATAGCAGCTGAAGACACAATTGATTTTATCAAAAGCCTTGAAGTACTACCTAATATTGAAATAGTTGGCTTAATGACAATGGCGCCATTTACTGATGAGGAAGAATTACTGCGAAATTGCTTCCGAAACTTAAAAAAACTTCAGACAGAAGTGCAGAAGCTTGCGTTAAGCAATGCACCATGCCAGGAGCTTTCCATGGGAATGTCTAATGACTACTCGATTGCTATAGAAGAAGGTGCAACGATGATTCGTATCGGCACAGCGCTCGTTGGCAGTGAGAAATAG
- the pgeF gene encoding peptidoglycan editing factor PgeF: MEPFLLKDAEYFTIQSWCKDHPQLAAGFTTKNGGTSIGHHKGLNMAYHVNDSKEKVTANRQIVANKLDFPLTNWVGSEQTHKNSIWEVSTIDAGKGACNYESALPDTDGLFTREEGILLTLCYADCVPLYFIHSKTKAIGIAHAGWQGTVQGIAVEMVKVFKSHGIDPGEIEVAIGPSITDKQYIVDSRVIDKVDEALDESDERPYKLVSPNQYSLSLQQLNKQLLIKAGIQESKIQVTSLCTSEQESYFFSHRRDKGKTGRMMSFIGWREDV, encoded by the coding sequence ATGGAACCTTTTCTATTAAAAGACGCTGAATATTTTACAATTCAATCATGGTGTAAAGACCACCCTCAATTGGCCGCAGGGTTCACAACAAAAAATGGCGGCACAAGCATAGGTCATCATAAAGGTTTAAATATGGCCTATCATGTTAATGATTCAAAGGAGAAGGTAACAGCAAACAGGCAAATTGTTGCGAATAAGCTTGATTTTCCTTTAACGAATTGGGTAGGATCTGAACAAACCCACAAAAACTCCATTTGGGAAGTATCAACTATTGATGCTGGCAAAGGAGCTTGCAACTATGAAAGTGCGTTGCCAGATACAGATGGCTTGTTTACACGGGAAGAGGGCATTTTGCTTACGCTTTGCTATGCTGACTGTGTGCCACTATATTTCATTCATAGCAAAACAAAAGCAATTGGTATTGCCCACGCAGGTTGGCAAGGTACTGTACAAGGAATCGCGGTAGAAATGGTGAAGGTGTTTAAATCACATGGAATTGATCCAGGTGAAATCGAAGTTGCCATCGGTCCGTCCATTACAGATAAACAATACATAGTAGACAGCCGTGTTATTGATAAAGTTGACGAAGCTTTAGATGAAAGTGATGAAAGGCCATACAAGCTTGTTTCACCAAATCAATATTCATTGAGTTTGCAACAGCTCAACAAACAGCTGTTAATTAAGGCAGGCATTCAGGAAAGTAAGATCCAGGTGACAAGTCTTTGCACGAGCGAACAGGAATCCTATTTCTTTTCCCATAGGCGAGATAAAGGGAAGACAGGAAGAATGATGAGTTTTATTGGCTGGAGAGAGGATGTTTAA